ACCACGACTCTGACCAAGGATTTGCAGGACAAGAAGGACGATGTCATCGCTGGTGTAAAGTCCATGGCCCTGCGATTCCCCGACACTTCTCGCCAAGTCATCTCCACTCTTTCCGCTTCATTCGTTTCCCTCCTCACGTTTACTGGCTACATGGCCGGTCTCGGACCGTTGTACTATCTCATCTCTTGCGGTGGTGCCGCCGCACACCTCGCCTGGCAATGCCTAACAGTCAACTTTGACAGCAGACCTGACTGCTGGAAAAAGTTCAGCTCTAACGGATGGCTAGGCGGCTTGATCTGGTCTGGTATCGCGGCAGACTACGTCCAGCAGGTCATGTTTGGTGTGCCCGCTTGAGAAATCAAGTTACAAAAAAGGGAACAAAAAACCGGCTGTGTACATGCATGGTAGAACAAAAAAAACCTCGTTATAGGTTGGTATAGTTATCAAGGGGTGCCTGTGATGTTACTCAGTGCACAATTGCAAATTATTGACATTCAACTTACCACCAAGGAAATTGCTTGCCTTGTCAGCTTGTGTCTGCCAGTCGTCTTTGAATGCCGCAATCCCAACTAATACACCAGCCGCAAAAACTATGCAAAGGTAAAAGATTCAAGTTTATCGCTTGTCTAAACATGACTTACAGCAACAAGAAATAATGAGCCAGAAAGCGCCTAGAAACCCATCAGCCCGCATTTTCCACCATTCAGTTCATAGGAACACCCACCCCAAAACCGAGAACCGCAGCATCCAATCATATGGGCATACTCAGAGGCATCAGAAGTGTTGACTTTGCGTGCCAAAGTGTCCTGAAATTGTGTCATTAGTATATCGCGATGCCTCGTCTCCGGTGGTAGTCACTTGCATCAATGATATCCCACTACGCACACATCAGTATGTGCAATGCGGATGTCTATTACGACGTACAATCGCATAAAAGCAAGACATGACCCCAATGAACAGTATCAAAAACCTCAACGCGACACTCTGAGCAACCAACCAGCACACCTGCTTCTAGTCAGCCCCTCTCCCCTTCCTCAGCTGTTTCGACCCACCAAGACCAATCCAACCATTAAGGCAATTGTAGCCCAAGCAACCCAGCTAGATTTTGCCCACCAAAGGGTGAGGATCCATATGAAAGCCAATACAAGACATGCTACTTTGGAAGCATTCGTGTCGAATCCCTGTGCGCGCGTAAATATCACAATGGGTCTCGGCTCAGATTTTTTTTGTTTTATTCTCACACATGCGACTAGACAAGCGCCAATGAATGCTGAGCCAAGGTATCCAGCAGGCAGCGTAATCTTCAAACAATTAGCCAAAAGTCTTCTCCCTCCAAAACTGAATAAAATGATACCGCCGGGATACCGCCCCTCATCCTTGTCGATCCTCCTTCTTGGGGATCAAGTGTAATCTTCTCCACCGTGGCACATGTCAAGACCTACTCGGTGAATGATTGACGATAAATAAATATAGAACACAGCAATAACACAACTCACGCCTGCCAAGGCATGCGACCTAGGTAACATGATTCAATATaggggggggggggggcATTTGTACTAGAAAAAAGCGTATATCTTACATTTCATGTAACCCTACAGTCTGTGAATTTAGTCAGCTTCCCACCTTTAGTATCCAAAAACACGCCACGCATACTAAGAGTTTGAATGGATATATGAGTTTTTCTAATATCGGTACTATAATCTCCAGGTCAGGCCGTTGCTGCATCGACCAACTCGTTACAGCGAGTAGGTTATGGAACTCACCATGCCTATAATTATTAGCAGGACTAGGATTG
This DNA window, taken from Cryptococcus gattii WM276 chromosome C, complete sequence, encodes the following:
- a CDS encoding uncharacterized protein (Similar to TIGR gene model, INSD accession AAW42659.1); protein product: MLPRSHALAGVLTCATVEKITLDPQEGGSTRMRGGIPAITLPAGYLGSAFIGACLVACGFDTNASKVACLVLAFIWILTLWWAKSSWVAWATIALMVGLVLQVCWLVAQSVALRFLILFIGVMSCFYAIWDIIDDTLARKVNTSDASEYAHMIGCCGSRFWGAFWLIISCCFFAAGVLVGIAAFKDDWQTQADKASNFLGGTP